The Hyphomicrobiales bacterium genome has a window encoding:
- the cheA gene encoding Chemotaxis protein CheA, giving the protein MDPLAELKQTFFQECEELLGALEQKLQALEEGSIDPEDVNAAFRAIHSIKGGAGAFGCTELVGFAHVFEASLDHLRSGRVAIEDAPFTLFLRCSDAVADLVAAARNDEPATERPDLLAALEQVGKEPAAPAPAPVPAPAPIVAPAPVAPVADSDAPPGIAALGNLLAMVEAKTAAPGKPVDDGWDDEPVAAPVPAPAADKPGRNLRLRITPENDLFRRVIEPRVVLGSLPADDIVAIRCDLSQVPPLESIDVTDCWMRFEVDMRTELSIEDLHGRFDFSLANEEFEIETLAEDEAEAVLPVEPVRAEPEVSNSVAADLSAILARLGPAPEVSSAPEAPPAPVPVVAAPVQAPVAEAPAAARAAARPPANDQSARQRQAVSVRVDLDRIDKLMNLVGEIVITQSMLVECVRSLPYDVHAKTAEGMLTLSRQTRELQDHVMAVRAQPVKAVFQRMPRLVRELAQTLGKEVRLVLEGENTEVDKTIIEELADPLTHMIRNSMDHGLETPDERAAAGKPREGTIKLIAEHRAGRIVISVTDDGRGIGRERLLAKARSRGLVGADERLAPEEIDQLIFAAGLSTAEQVSDISGRGVGMDVVRRNVESLGGRISVDSEPGRGCKFTLALPLTLAVLEGMVIRCGDDRYVIPIASVIETQHLASTPIERLPFGQEVLRWRGEVTPLYRLGAVMGSTGTTNENIIIIAENERGNNVGIAVDEIVGQQQVVVKSLEANYGTVNGASAATILGDGLVALILDIDSMLRLAGSGSRTPVSDLKMAG; this is encoded by the coding sequence ATGGATCCGTTGGCAGAACTCAAGCAGACCTTCTTCCAGGAATGCGAGGAGCTTCTCGGAGCGCTGGAGCAGAAGCTCCAGGCGCTCGAAGAGGGCTCGATCGATCCCGAGGACGTCAACGCCGCCTTCCGCGCCATCCATTCGATCAAGGGCGGGGCCGGCGCCTTCGGCTGCACCGAGCTGGTCGGTTTCGCGCATGTCTTCGAGGCTTCGCTCGACCATTTGCGGTCCGGCCGCGTCGCGATCGAGGATGCGCCCTTCACGCTGTTCCTGCGTTGCTCGGACGCGGTCGCCGATCTGGTCGCGGCCGCGCGCAACGACGAGCCCGCGACGGAGCGCCCGGATCTGCTGGCCGCGCTCGAACAGGTCGGCAAGGAGCCGGCTGCGCCGGCGCCCGCGCCTGTCCCCGCACCCGCTCCGATCGTTGCTCCCGCGCCCGTCGCTCCGGTCGCGGACAGCGATGCGCCTCCCGGCATCGCCGCGCTCGGCAACCTGCTGGCGATGGTCGAGGCGAAGACGGCCGCGCCCGGCAAGCCGGTCGACGATGGCTGGGACGACGAGCCTGTCGCGGCGCCCGTGCCGGCCCCCGCCGCCGACAAGCCGGGGCGGAACCTGCGCCTGCGCATCACACCGGAAAACGACCTGTTCCGCCGCGTGATCGAGCCGCGCGTCGTGCTCGGCTCGCTGCCGGCGGACGACATCGTCGCGATCCGCTGCGATCTGAGCCAGGTGCCGCCGCTGGAAAGCATCGACGTCACCGATTGCTGGATGCGCTTCGAGGTCGACATGCGCACCGAGCTGTCGATCGAGGATTTGCACGGGCGCTTCGACTTCAGCCTGGCGAACGAGGAGTTCGAGATCGAGACGCTCGCGGAGGACGAGGCCGAAGCGGTGCTTCCGGTAGAGCCCGTCCGTGCGGAGCCCGAGGTTTCGAACTCCGTTGCCGCCGACCTCTCGGCGATCCTCGCCCGGCTCGGCCCGGCGCCCGAGGTTTCGAGCGCACCCGAAGCGCCGCCTGCGCCGGTGCCCGTCGTCGCTGCGCCCGTCCAGGCGCCGGTCGCCGAAGCGCCGGCGGCCGCGCGCGCCGCCGCGCGTCCGCCCGCCAATGATCAGTCCGCGCGCCAGCGGCAGGCCGTCAGCGTGCGCGTTGACCTCGACCGAATCGACAAGCTGATGAATCTCGTCGGCGAGATCGTCATCACCCAGTCCATGCTGGTCGAATGCGTCCGCTCGCTGCCCTATGACGTCCACGCCAAGACCGCCGAGGGCATGCTGACCCTGTCGCGCCAGACCCGCGAGCTGCAGGACCATGTCATGGCCGTGCGGGCGCAGCCGGTGAAGGCGGTGTTCCAGCGCATGCCGCGGCTGGTGCGCGAACTGGCGCAGACGCTCGGCAAGGAGGTGCGCCTGGTCCTGGAAGGCGAGAACACCGAGGTCGACAAGACGATCATCGAGGAACTCGCCGATCCGCTGACCCACATGATCCGCAACTCGATGGATCACGGGCTGGAGACGCCGGACGAGCGCGCCGCCGCGGGCAAGCCGCGCGAGGGCACGATCAAGCTGATCGCCGAGCATCGTGCCGGCCGCATCGTCATCTCGGTCACCGATGACGGGCGCGGCATCGGGCGTGAGCGGCTGCTGGCCAAGGCCCGTTCGCGCGGTCTCGTCGGCGCCGACGAACGGCTGGCGCCCGAGGAGATCGACCAGCTCATCTTCGCCGCCGGCCTCTCCACGGCGGAGCAGGTCAGCGACATTTCGGGCCGCGGCGTCGGCATGGACGTCGTGCGCCGCAACGTCGAATCGCTCGGCGGGCGCATCAGCGTCGATTCCGAGCCCGGCCGCGGCTGCAAGTTCACGCTGGCCCTGCCGCTGACGCTGGCGGTGCTCGAAGGCATGGTGATCCGTTGCGGCGACGACCGCTACGTTATCCCGATCGCCTCGGTCATCGAGACGCAGCATCTCGCCTCGACGCCGATCGAGCGCCTGCCCTTCGGCCAGGAGGTGCTGCGCTGGCGCGGCGAGGTGACGCCGCTCTACCGGCTCGGCGCGGTGATGGGTTCCACCGGCACGACCAACGAGAACATCATCATCATTGCCGAGAACGAGCGCGGCAACAATGTCGGCATCGCCGTCGACGAGATCGTGGGCCAGCAGCAGGTGGTGGTGAAGAGCCTCGAGGCGAATTACGGCACCGTCAACGGCGCCTCGGCGGCAACCATTCTCGGCGACGGTCTCGTCGCCCTGATCCTGGATATCGACTCCATGCTGCGGCTTGCCGGCTCCGGCAGCCGGACACCCGTGTCAGACCTCAAGATGGCTGGATGA
- a CDS encoding Positive regulator of CheA protein activity (CheW), translating into MTMTLQLGEKHFSSAQPEAAARRIVTFKVGDRTFGIDVGMVREIKGWQATTPLPHAAPHVRGVLNLRGVILAVYDLRTAIGMGVTDATATHVIVVVDVEDKTAGLLVDSVSDIVDVPVSAVRPAPDLERDEHGLIEGLVLLDSDIVALLDLAAVIRDGGGETQVKTSRAA; encoded by the coding sequence ATGACCATGACCCTCCAACTCGGCGAAAAGCACTTCTCGTCTGCGCAGCCGGAAGCGGCGGCGCGTCGGATCGTCACCTTCAAGGTCGGCGACCGCACCTTCGGCATCGATGTCGGCATGGTCCGCGAGATCAAGGGCTGGCAGGCGACGACGCCGCTGCCGCATGCGGCCCCGCATGTGCGCGGCGTTCTCAACCTGCGCGGCGTCATCCTCGCCGTCTACGACCTGCGCACCGCGATCGGCATGGGCGTCACCGACGCCACCGCGACCCATGTCATCGTCGTCGTGGACGTCGAGGACAAGACGGCGGGCCTGCTGGTCGACTCGGTCTCGGACATCGTGGATGTGCCGGTTTCCGCGGTTCGCCCTGCTCCCGACCTGGAGCGCGACGAGCACGGCCTGATCGAAGGCCTCGTCCTGCTCGACAGCGACATCGTGGCGCTGCTCGATCTGGCGGCCGTCATCCGCGACGGCGGTGGCGAAACCCAGGTCAAGACCAGCCGCGCCGCCTGA
- a CDS encoding conserved hypothetical protein (Evidence 4 : Unknown function but conserved in other organisms): MGSALGPLSRLSVSQPLIAAGSAALAGGFAWYTASAGAPVMGALAVSAVALLGGLAAWGANRSVAKLARAAARVTEESDQALPEVGGSHEAAELSRALASLQEDAREAVRLRAALDHGRANVMICDPGGRVIYASKGLLRFFGEAQEDFRAAFPGCSAKDMLGRVMERVRAEPRLATGPSVRLTLGRRIVCLTLTAIEADDGRSLGTAVDWHELTEELAVAAEVSQVIEAAVEGDFSRRIAPKGKSETVARIAEGMNRINGQLEEAFEGIGAVVEALSEGDLTRRMGGRHSGRLGELQDELNGALGLIAERIEMVRATAGSVCHVASDVNGIATDLAARTDKVATELGDASGTAAEIAASVGRSHERSREASELAGSTMGVAQEGQNVVAKAVGAIERIESSSLRISEIVGVIDEIAFQTNLLALNAAVEAARAGDAGKGFAVVASEVRSLAQRSAQAAKDIKGLIATSNGQVAEGVGLVRETGETLGRIVAAVSKVSATVAEISAVSAEQARGMAGMSRSVSQVDKGLRQNADLAGHGVDAAGELADQVATLSQIVETFRPAGMPTRVEPPHARRALPATTASEPGVPMRAPPRRFTAGGRMQG, from the coding sequence ATGGGCAGCGCGCTCGGCCCCCTTTCGCGACTCTCGGTCAGCCAGCCGCTGATCGCGGCCGGTTCCGCGGCCCTCGCCGGAGGATTCGCCTGGTACACGGCGTCAGCCGGGGCGCCCGTCATGGGCGCATTGGCCGTTTCGGCCGTGGCGCTGCTCGGCGGGCTTGCCGCCTGGGGGGCGAACCGCTCGGTCGCCAAGCTCGCGCGCGCTGCCGCGCGTGTGACGGAAGAGAGTGATCAGGCTTTGCCGGAGGTCGGCGGAAGCCATGAAGCCGCCGAGCTGTCGCGCGCGCTCGCCAGCTTGCAGGAAGACGCTCGGGAAGCCGTGCGGCTGCGCGCTGCGCTCGATCACGGCCGCGCCAATGTCATGATCTGCGATCCGGGCGGCCGGGTCATCTATGCCAGCAAGGGGCTGCTGCGCTTCTTCGGGGAGGCGCAGGAGGATTTCCGTGCCGCGTTCCCGGGCTGCTCGGCCAAGGACATGCTCGGGCGGGTGATGGAGCGCGTGCGGGCCGAACCCCGCCTCGCCACGGGGCCGTCCGTTCGCCTGACGCTTGGGCGACGGATCGTGTGCCTGACGCTGACGGCCATCGAAGCCGATGACGGCCGAAGCCTCGGCACGGCCGTGGACTGGCACGAATTGACCGAGGAGCTGGCTGTCGCCGCGGAAGTCTCGCAGGTGATCGAGGCCGCCGTCGAAGGCGATTTCTCGCGGCGGATCGCGCCGAAGGGTAAATCCGAGACCGTCGCCCGTATAGCCGAGGGCATGAACCGCATCAACGGGCAACTCGAAGAGGCCTTCGAAGGAATCGGCGCCGTGGTCGAGGCCCTGTCGGAAGGCGACCTGACCCGCCGCATGGGCGGGCGTCACTCCGGCCGGCTGGGCGAGCTTCAGGACGAGCTCAATGGCGCGCTCGGGCTGATCGCGGAACGGATCGAGATGGTCCGTGCGACGGCCGGTTCCGTCTGCCATGTCGCCAGCGACGTCAACGGCATTGCGACGGACCTTGCAGCGCGCACGGACAAGGTCGCCACCGAGTTGGGCGATGCCTCGGGCACGGCGGCGGAGATCGCGGCCTCGGTCGGGCGCAGCCATGAGCGTTCGCGGGAAGCGAGCGAACTCGCGGGCTCGACCATGGGCGTCGCGCAGGAAGGCCAGAACGTCGTCGCGAAGGCGGTCGGCGCGATCGAGCGGATCGAGAGCTCGTCGCTGCGGATTTCCGAGATCGTCGGGGTGATCGACGAGATCGCGTTTCAGACCAACCTCCTGGCGCTCAACGCGGCGGTCGAGGCTGCACGCGCGGGAGACGCCGGCAAGGGTTTCGCGGTGGTGGCTTCCGAAGTGCGCTCGCTCGCCCAGCGCTCGGCGCAGGCCGCGAAGGATATCAAGGGCCTGATCGCGACCTCGAACGGTCAAGTCGCGGAAGGCGTCGGCCTCGTGCGCGAGACCGGCGAGACGCTCGGCCGCATCGTCGCGGCGGTGAGCAAGGTGTCCGCGACCGTTGCGGAGATTTCAGCCGTCAGTGCCGAGCAGGCACGCGGCATGGCAGGGATGAGCCGAAGCGTGTCGCAAGTGGACAAGGGGCTCCGGCAGAATGCCGATCTGGCAGGGCATGGCGTCGATGCGGCCGGCGAACTCGCCGATCAGGTGGCGACATTGAGCCAGATCGTCGAAACCTTCCGGCCTGCCGGGATGCCGACGCGTGTGGAGCCGCCGCATGCCAGGCGGGCCCTGCCGGCGACGACGGCTTCCGAGCCGGGAGTTCCGATGCGCGCTCCGCCGCGCCGCTTCACGGCCGGCGGACGGATGCAGGGTTGA
- the cheR gene encoding chemotaxis protein methyltransferase: MSRLTPIPTMPSFQPATADITLTREDMGFIAKLVYEQAGIVIREHKEAMTRGRLARRVKALGMGSVAEYCAFLKTPQAAGELPELINAVTTNHTAFFRERHHFDHLRKDVMPRLLQDRAGRRGRIRIWSSACSSGEEAYTIAASCREVMGARSDLDFRILATDIDTDILARAEAGIYPVDLFERLPADVKPMLRLEAGAGRGEARISEDLRRLIAFKRLNLIEKWPMSGPFDVIFCRNVFIYFDAQTKASILDRFVAMLSPGGFLYLGHSESLPQPHPHLRLIGRTIYERTA, from the coding sequence ATGTCCAGACTGACCCCGATCCCCACCATGCCATCGTTCCAGCCGGCCACGGCCGATATCACCCTGACGCGCGAGGACATGGGCTTCATCGCGAAGCTGGTCTACGAGCAGGCCGGCATCGTCATCCGCGAGCATAAGGAGGCGATGACGCGCGGCCGGCTCGCCCGGCGCGTCAAGGCGCTCGGCATGGGGTCGGTCGCCGAATACTGCGCCTTCCTGAAGACGCCCCAGGCGGCGGGCGAGCTGCCGGAGCTGATCAACGCGGTCACGACCAACCACACCGCCTTTTTCCGCGAGCGCCACCATTTCGACCATCTGCGCAAGGACGTGATGCCGCGCCTCCTGCAGGACCGAGCGGGTCGACGCGGGCGCATTCGCATCTGGTCGTCGGCCTGCTCCTCGGGTGAGGAGGCCTACACGATCGCGGCGTCCTGCCGCGAGGTGATGGGCGCGCGCAGCGACCTCGATTTCCGCATCCTGGCGACCGATATCGACACCGACATTCTGGCGCGCGCCGAGGCCGGCATCTATCCGGTCGACCTGTTCGAGCGGCTGCCGGCCGATGTGAAGCCGATGCTGAGGCTGGAGGCCGGAGCCGGGCGAGGCGAGGCCCGGATCAGTGAGGACCTGCGCCGGCTGATCGCCTTCAAGCGATTGAACCTCATCGAGAAATGGCCGATGAGCGGGCCGTTCGACGTGATCTTCTGCCGCAACGTCTTCATCTATTTCGACGCGCAGACCAAGGCCTCGATCCTCGATCGCTTCGTGGCGATGCTGTCGCCCGGCGGTTTCCTCTATCTCGGCCATTCGGAATCGCTGCCGCAACCGCATCCGCATCTGCGTCTGATCGGCCGGACCATCTACGAGAGGACTGCATGA
- the cheD gene encoding putative chemoreceptor glutamine deamidase CheD (Evidence 3 : Putative function from multiple computational evidences), with the protein MSVTRSSRRYFDPRFEATIITVAPGEHEITSAKDEIVATVLGSCISVCMRDPHVGVGGLNHFLLPKNNGSSDASAGERYGDTAMEMLINGLLKRGARRQNFEAKVFGGARVLSGATMLAIGDNNIAFVNEFLRVEGIPVVSKDVGGTRSRRIHYQPSTGRAWVQHVQPTARDSGQEQEIAYLNRLKSQPVAGEVEVW; encoded by the coding sequence ATGAGCGTCACCCGGTCCTCCCGCCGCTATTTCGACCCTCGTTTCGAGGCGACGATCATCACCGTCGCTCCGGGCGAGCATGAGATCACCTCGGCCAAGGACGAGATCGTCGCGACCGTGCTCGGTTCGTGCATCTCGGTCTGCATGCGCGATCCGCATGTCGGTGTCGGCGGGCTCAACCATTTCCTGCTGCCGAAGAACAATGGCAGCTCCGATGCCAGCGCAGGCGAGCGCTACGGCGACACGGCAATGGAGATGCTGATCAACGGCCTGCTCAAGCGCGGGGCGAGACGCCAGAATTTCGAGGCCAAGGTCTTCGGCGGGGCGCGGGTGCTCTCGGGTGCGACCATGCTGGCGATCGGCGACAACAACATCGCCTTCGTCAACGAGTTCCTGCGGGTCGAGGGCATTCCCGTCGTCTCGAAGGATGTCGGCGGCACGCGCTCGCGGCGCATCCACTACCAGCCCTCGACCGGGCGGGCCTGGGTGCAGCATGTCCAGCCCACGGCGCGCGACAGCGGCCAGGAGCAGGAAATCGCCTATCTCAACCGGCTCAAGAGCCAGCCGGTGGCGGGCGAAGTGGAGGTCTGGTGA
- the cheB gene encoding protein-glutamate methylesterase/protein glutamine deamidase, protein MSVATSAAVPVTVLVVDDSVLMQKLMTKIIDAAPGFKVIGVAGSAEEGWDAIQELRPDLVTLDLELPGRHGLKLLARVLKQDPLPVLIVSAFGGPGADNTIQALELGAIDFIEKPDGTTHTLDGFMKHLVAGLQRAAASRKAISARQTVQAGAMARPGAVREPARVGRTTLIAIGASTGGVPAVQTVMRDLAHLRIPIVVVQHMPPGYTAKFAGRLATATGLDVREAVDGDRLRSGMAVVAPGGPRHLEIEERRGELVCVLKEGPLVSGHSPSVDVMFHSVARSAGSHAVGILLTGMGRDGADGLLAMRKAGAETLIQSGETCVVNGMPKAAFELGAADRIVPLGQIGAAVGQLIGERPNQRSA, encoded by the coding sequence ATGAGCGTCGCGACCTCCGCCGCGGTGCCGGTCACGGTTCTGGTCGTCGACGATTCCGTGCTGATGCAGAAGCTGATGACGAAGATCATCGACGCTGCGCCGGGGTTCAAGGTGATCGGCGTCGCCGGCAGCGCGGAGGAGGGCTGGGACGCGATACAGGAGCTGCGTCCGGACCTCGTGACGCTCGATCTCGAGCTGCCGGGCCGGCACGGCCTCAAGCTGCTCGCGCGCGTCCTGAAGCAGGACCCGCTGCCCGTGCTGATCGTTTCGGCTTTCGGCGGGCCGGGCGCCGACAACACCATCCAGGCGCTTGAACTGGGCGCCATCGACTTCATCGAGAAGCCGGACGGCACGACCCACACGCTCGACGGCTTCATGAAGCATCTCGTCGCCGGGCTTCAGCGCGCGGCCGCCAGCCGCAAGGCGATCTCGGCCCGGCAGACGGTCCAGGCCGGTGCGATGGCCCGTCCCGGCGCCGTGCGCGAGCCGGCGCGCGTCGGTAGAACCACCCTGATCGCGATCGGCGCCTCGACCGGCGGCGTTCCGGCCGTGCAGACCGTGATGCGCGATCTCGCGCATCTGCGGATACCGATCGTCGTGGTTCAGCATATGCCGCCGGGATACACGGCGAAATTCGCGGGGCGGCTTGCGACCGCGACCGGGCTCGATGTCCGCGAGGCTGTGGATGGCGACCGGCTGCGCTCCGGGATGGCGGTGGTGGCGCCGGGTGGCCCGCGCCATCTCGAGATCGAGGAGCGGCGCGGGGAGCTGGTCTGCGTCCTGAAGGAGGGTCCGCTGGTCAGCGGTCACTCGCCTTCCGTGGACGTGATGTTCCATTCGGTGGCGCGCAGCGCGGGCAGCCATGCGGTCGGCATCCTGCTCACCGGCATGGGGCGCGACGGTGCAGACGGTTTGTTAGCCATGCGCAAAGCGGGCGCGGAGACGTTAATCCAAAGTGGTGAGACCTGCGTGGTAAACGGGATGCCGAAAGCGGCCTTCGAGCTTGGAGCAGCCGACAGAATCGTTCCGCTCGGCCAGATCGGCGCGGCGGTCGGGCAACTGATCGGCGAGCGCCCGAACCAGCGGAGCGCGTAA
- a CDS encoding Response regulator, whose protein sequence is MSKARSDFRILVVDDQKSMRGLATYFLKQIEFQDIDEAENAREALMKMQTKRYDLLLLDWNMDGMSGIDLLRAIRSVPELNQIKIIMATSERSVDKMDEATSNGADHYVVKPYELRDLEVRVKKVLAC, encoded by the coding sequence ATGTCAAAGGCCAGAAGCGACTTCCGCATCCTGGTGGTCGACGACCAGAAGAGCATGCGCGGCCTGGCGACCTATTTCCTGAAGCAGATCGAGTTTCAGGACATCGACGAGGCGGAGAACGCCCGCGAAGCGCTGATGAAGATGCAGACCAAGCGCTACGATCTGCTGCTGCTGGACTGGAACATGGACGGCATGAGCGGCATCGACCTGCTGCGCGCCATCCGTTCGGTGCCCGAGCTCAACCAGATCAAGATCATCATGGCGACTTCGGAGCGCTCGGTCGACAAGATGGACGAGGCGACCAGCAACGGCGCCGACCATTATGTGGTGAAGCCCTATGAGCTGCGCGATCTCGAGGTGCGGGTGAAGAAGGTCCTCGCCTGCTGA